One region of Zingiber officinale cultivar Zhangliang chromosome 7B, Zo_v1.1, whole genome shotgun sequence genomic DNA includes:
- the LOC122005520 gene encoding glycosyltransferase BC10-like: MMKVLYRIWEQGHERRMIPSSPFLVSFFLLVSVPVLFVLAPRILPPKTLPSIPDRDEIDDLALFRRATLASADGGGGGGLRRRATSPPKIAFMFLTNSDLSFAPLWERFFRGHERLFNVYIHADPSSRLLLTPTPSFRDRFIPAKATQRGSPTLISAARRLLAAALVDDPANAFFALISQHCIPLHSFRFTYHAVLSDPGTLKPANAEGVLRRRHLSFIEILSGEPGLWNRYVARGDDVMLPEVSFDQFRVGSQFFILARRHALMIVRDRRLWKKFKMPCLKSREDSCYPEEHYFPTLLGMQDPEGCTRYTLTRVNWTDSVGGHPHTYRPLEISGDLIKLLRKSNSTYSYLFARKFSPHCLQPLLKLCDSVIFRD, translated from the coding sequence ATGATGAAGGTTTTGTACCGGATTTGGGAGCAGGGCCATGAACGGAGGATGATTCCCTCGTCGCCATTTCTGGTCTCATTCTTTCTGCTGGTTTCGGTGCCCGTGCTCTTCGTTTTGGCCCCTCGGATTTTGCCTCCGAAGACGCTGCCGAGCATCCCGGACCGCGACGAGATAGATGACCTTGCGCTCTTCCGTCGCGCCACTCTCGCATCCGCTGATGGTGGCGGGGGTGGCGGGCTGCGACGACGCGCTACCTCGCCGCCCAAGATCGCGTTCATGTTCCTCACGAACTCTGATCTCTCCTTCGCGCCTCTCTGGGAGCGATTCTTCCGCGGGCACGAGCGTCTGTTTAACGTGTACATCCACGCCGACCCTTCCTCCCGCCTTCTGCTCACGCCGACGCCCTCTTTCCGCGACCGATTCATACCGGCCAAGGCCACGCAGCGAGGATCGCCGACGCTCATCTCTGCGGCGCGCCGCCTCCTTGCGGCCGCTCTGGTCGACGACCCAGCTAACGCCTTCTTCGCTCTCATCTCCCAGCATTGCATCCCTCTCCATTCCTTCCGCTTCACCTACCATGCCGTTCTCTCGGACCCTGGTACCTTGAAGCCTGCCAACGCTGAAGGCGTGCTTCGTCGCCGACATCTGAGCTTTATCGAGATCCTTTCAGGTGAACCGGGGCTGTGGAACCGATACGTCGCTCGCGGAGATGACGTGATGCTCCCGGAAGTGTCGTTCGACCAGTTCCGTGTTGGCTCGCAGTTCTTTATCCTGGCAAGGCGGCACGCCTTGATGATCGTGCGCGACCGCCGGCTGTGGAAGAAGTTTAAGATGCCTTGTCTCAAATCAAGAGAAGATTCTTGTTACCCTGAGGAGCACTACTTCCCTACCCTTCTTGGTATGCAGGACCCCGAGGGATGCACTCGTTACACATTAACCAGAGTGAACTGGACAGACAGTGTCGGAGGTCACCCACACACCTACCGGCCGCTTGAGATATCCGGGGATCTAATTAAGTTGCTGAGGAAGTCAAATTCCACTTACTCATACCTCTTCGCACGGAAATTCTCCCCACACTGCCTTCAGCCCCTGCTCAAACTCTGTGATAGTGTCATATTTCGAGATTGA
- the LOC122004239 gene encoding uncharacterized protein LOC122004239 yields MGRDKTRRSPSPPLPASTPPVETEAALMEVAERRTAISNGRNSRPRCGEVAGNAAADCAAVCCCGPAVLLDILLTASVRVPAALCRLVSKARAKRKERARKRKEAKKHSARSGEAVSEGAAAIGADGATAETTPADEITEVEKEMWPLFHNAGFWRSPSQTDDDGH; encoded by the coding sequence ATGGGGCGCGACAAGACGCGGCGCAGCCCGTCGCCGCCTCTGCCGGCTTCGACGCCGCCTGTGGAAACGGAGGCAGCGCTGATGGAGGTCGCGGAGCGGCGGACTGCGATTTCTAACGGGCGTAATTCGAGGCCGCGGTGTGGCGAGGTGGCCGGCAACGCGGCGGCGGACTGCGCAGCCGTGTGCTGCTGCGGCCCCGCCGTGCTGCTGGACATCCTGCTGACGGCCTCGGTGCGGGTCCCGGCGGCGCTCTGCCGCCTGGTGAGTAAGGCACGGGCGAAGCGGAAAGAACGGGCCAGGAAGAGGAAGGAGGCCAAGAAGCACAGCGCGAGGTCCGGCGAGGCCGTGTCGGAGGGCGCGGCGGCGATCGGGGCAGACGGGGCAACGGCGGAGACGACGCCGGCGGATGAGATCACAGAGGTGGAAAAGGAGATGTGGCCCCTGTTTCACAACGCCGGATTCTGGCGGAGCCCGTCGCAGACAGACGACGACGGGCATTGA